A genomic region of Leptolyngbya sp. NIES-2104 contains the following coding sequences:
- a CDS encoding phosphotransferase enzyme family protein codes for MSLPEPIKRVIIEQWSFLAEATLEPTAQGSSNTTYFVHVPPDKQFVLKLHSATTKTAQIYYEHSLLTFLQHTELPFSIPVPIHAACGETLIPVEVHGQFLMIALLPRLVGQIMDRRNLNQIQSAGSALAKLHDQLAKFDPQGQLAQLPFWGELAQIHPRVSDPLAIPQMLNLGLEEQQQLAQLLNETIEVAPHLYKTLPIQTIHADYIAPNILVESDRVVGILDFEYATRDLRLLDYLSSLDQFASFPWKEVRFGDIVRAFSMGYQVYSSLTKAEMESAISVWQLQRASSLIYWTGWMIEGKGNRQKVTDAVLETLRFEPWLKFNQEALLINTLGFI; via the coding sequence ATGAGCTTACCAGAACCAATCAAGCGCGTCATTATTGAGCAATGGTCATTTCTAGCTGAGGCGACTCTTGAGCCAACAGCACAGGGTTCAAGTAATACAACCTACTTTGTTCACGTACCACCAGACAAGCAGTTTGTCTTAAAGCTTCATTCGGCAACAACCAAGACTGCTCAAATTTACTACGAACATTCGCTTCTCACTTTTCTCCAGCACACTGAACTGCCTTTTTCGATTCCGGTTCCGATTCATGCAGCTTGCGGAGAGACTCTTATTCCAGTTGAAGTTCATGGGCAATTTCTCATGATTGCCTTACTGCCCCGTCTCGTTGGACAAATAATGGATCGACGAAATCTTAATCAGATTCAGTCGGCGGGTTCTGCCTTAGCGAAATTGCATGACCAGCTTGCTAAATTTGATCCCCAAGGGCAATTAGCACAATTACCATTTTGGGGAGAGTTGGCTCAGATTCATCCGAGAGTGAGCGATCCTTTGGCAATTCCACAAATGCTGAATTTGGGATTAGAAGAACAGCAGCAGCTTGCTCAACTGTTGAATGAAACAATTGAAGTTGCTCCTCATCTTTACAAAACGCTCCCCATTCAAACGATTCATGCAGACTATATTGCTCCGAATATTCTTGTTGAAAGCGATCGCGTCGTTGGAATTTTAGATTTTGAGTACGCCACGCGAGATCTGCGGTTGTTGGATTATTTGAGTAGCTTGGATCAGTTTGCGTCTTTTCCTTGGAAAGAAGTTCGATTTGGTGACATCGTTCGAGCCTTCAGTATGGGCTACCAGGTCTATTCTTCGTTGACTAAAGCAGAAATGGAAAGTGCAATTTCAGTTTGGCAGTTGCAACGAGCTAGTTCGCTAATTTATTGGACAGGTTGGATGATTGAAGGAAAGGGAAATCGTCAGAAGGTTACTGATGCGGTGTTGGAGACACTGAGATTTGAACCATGGCTCAAATTCAATCAGGAGGCATTGCTTATTAATACTTTGGGCTTTATTTGA
- a CDS encoding Uma2 family endonuclease — protein MTLASNPMTLAEYLTYDAGTEQRYELVDGLLVEMPPESTRNSRIALFLLSEFLKLLPFQKISHKDYELVVSGARARVRFPDLMVFTDELVEALSGATRGTILLEMPPPAIAIEIVSPGKTNRDRDYRYKRSEYAARGIAECWIVDPDEAQITLLTLVDGFYEAVILRDDDRIQSAQLPQLQFTVNQVMQAGE, from the coding sequence ATGACCCTCGCTTCAAACCCAATGACGCTTGCCGAATATTTGACGTATGATGCCGGGACGGAGCAGCGCTATGAGTTAGTGGATGGACTGTTGGTTGAGATGCCGCCGGAAAGTACTCGGAATAGCCGAATCGCGCTGTTTTTGTTGTCTGAATTTCTCAAGCTGCTGCCGTTTCAGAAAATTAGCCACAAAGATTATGAATTGGTCGTTAGTGGGGCACGGGCAAGAGTTCGCTTTCCCGATTTGATGGTATTTACAGACGAATTAGTTGAAGCGTTGAGTGGTGCAACGCGAGGCACAATTTTGCTGGAGATGCCGCCGCCTGCGATCGCGATCGAGATTGTGTCTCCGGGTAAAACGAATCGCGATCGTGACTATCGATATAAGCGATCGGAGTATGCGGCACGAGGCATTGCAGAATGTTGGATTGTTGATCCAGACGAAGCGCAGATTACTCTTCTGACATTAGTAGATGGATTTTATGAAGCGGTAATACTGCGAGACGACGATCGAATTCAATCCGCTCAACTTCCTCAATTGCAATTCACTGTAAATCAAGTCATGCAAGCGGGAGAATAG
- a CDS encoding AMIN domain-containing protein — MLNAHKLELTVSIALLLAAPATAAPLENWRFDPNTNQLEVTVPAGIKPRYTLLAQPTRIVLDLPETQIGAVAPRGSYSGAVREIRVSQFQPNVARIVIELAPNAVLDRQQAQLQQVQDSDQTSDRWILRPLLAASAPSPTTQAVFNQLRPIQTAPVQAPQVAQTQTNSANDFGLPPAPPTIEATPSTPVAVPPPTESRPLPTAPAVMPPLQPAPLPAAGSGNSPGSSLLFPDAVRPATPSNPLQLPEVNPSLAIPNSFPPINAPTAQPTVTVPPLDRSSTPSQPTEPRSIPAEPRTTAQPIENTPVPARARTIQFGQPLPTLTN, encoded by the coding sequence ATGCTGAACGCTCACAAACTCGAATTGACGGTCTCGATCGCGCTTCTTCTTGCCGCTCCTGCCACCGCTGCCCCACTGGAAAACTGGCGCTTCGATCCAAATACCAATCAACTCGAAGTTACCGTTCCCGCAGGTATTAAGCCGCGCTATACCCTTCTGGCACAACCGACCCGCATCGTTCTCGATTTGCCAGAGACGCAGATTGGAGCCGTCGCACCGAGAGGCAGTTATTCGGGAGCCGTGCGAGAAATTCGAGTGTCACAGTTTCAGCCAAATGTTGCGAGAATTGTCATCGAACTGGCTCCGAATGCGGTTCTAGACCGTCAGCAAGCACAACTTCAGCAAGTTCAGGATTCAGATCAAACCAGCGATCGCTGGATTCTTCGCCCCCTTCTTGCCGCGAGTGCCCCTTCTCCTACCACTCAAGCGGTGTTTAATCAGCTTCGTCCGATTCAGACTGCACCTGTTCAAGCCCCACAAGTGGCACAAACTCAGACCAACTCCGCGAATGATTTCGGATTGCCGCCTGCGCCGCCCACGATTGAAGCCACTCCCTCTACTCCCGTAGCCGTTCCCCCACCTACCGAATCTCGTCCTTTACCGACGGCTCCAGCGGTGATGCCTCCTTTGCAACCTGCACCGTTACCCGCTGCTGGATCAGGCAATTCTCCGGGTAGTAGTTTGTTGTTTCCTGATGCTGTTCGACCCGCCACACCCTCGAATCCGCTGCAACTGCCCGAAGTGAATCCGAGCTTAGCAATTCCGAATTCGTTCCCACCAATCAATGCTCCAACGGCTCAGCCGACAGTGACGGTTCCACCGCTCGATCGCAGTTCTACCCCGTCACAACCGACTGAACCGCGATCGATTCCCGCAGAACCTCGCACAACTGCCCAACCGATCGAAAATACTCCAGTTCCCGCACGAGCAAGAACGATTCAATTTGGTCAACCTCTTCCAACCTTGACGAATTAA
- a CDS encoding Hsp20/alpha crystallin family protein, which yields MMTTRLNPWQEMEMARRQFNQLFNEVMPTREALWSPAIEFHGTDEAFTLRVQLPGVKAEDVEVQVSQDAIAISGERKFEQTDAKGFRSEFRYGKFRRVMSLPAAVQNDQVKAEFVDGILTLTLPRLQAVKPAVVKLNLAGTTQEAIAPQAETAPEAPQTEAETADLWNS from the coding sequence ATGATGACTACTCGTTTGAATCCTTGGCAAGAAATGGAAATGGCTCGTCGTCAGTTCAATCAACTCTTTAATGAAGTGATGCCGACCCGCGAAGCACTATGGTCGCCTGCGATCGAATTTCATGGCACTGACGAAGCCTTCACTCTGCGCGTTCAACTTCCGGGCGTGAAAGCAGAAGATGTCGAAGTGCAAGTCTCGCAAGATGCGATCGCAATCTCCGGTGAGCGCAAGTTTGAGCAAACCGATGCAAAAGGATTCCGCTCAGAGTTCCGCTATGGCAAGTTCCGCCGCGTGATGTCGCTGCCTGCTGCCGTTCAGAACGATCAAGTTAAGGCTGAATTCGTGGACGGTATCTTGACGCTGACTCTGCCCCGTTTGCAAGCGGTGAAGCCTGCCGTGGTCAAGTTGAACTTGGCAGGTACGACTCAGGAAGCCATTGCGCCTCAAGCTGAGACTGCTCCTGAAGCGCCTCAGACCGAAGCTGAAACCGCTGATCTCTGGAACAGCTAA
- the trxB gene encoding thioredoxin-disulfide reductase has translation MTNPTVENVVIIGSGPAGYTAAIYAGRANLKPLVFEGFQAGGLPGGQLMTTTEVENFPGFPQGITGPQLMTQMKAQAERWGAELVTEDVLEVDFSQRPFTIRGETREVQAHSVVIATGATAKRLGLPSEHEFWSRGISACAICDGATPIFRGVPLVVIGGGDTAAEEAIYLTKYGDHVHMVVRGDVMRASKAMQDRVLSNPRITVHWNSEAADVVGDEKHMTGVRLRDRKTGEETVVEAKGLFYAIGHTPNTSLFKGQLELDEVGYIKTKHGSVETSLEGVFAAGDVQDHEFRQAITAAGTGCMAAMLAERWLSVNGLVQEFARIEADVPNEENTAHAASESEVVEFSLEHTRHRGGLALRKLYHESDRPILVKYASPSCGPCHTLKPILSKVVDEFDGQIHFVEIDIEEDPDIAEAAGVMGTPTVHLFKNKDKVAELKGVKQKSHYREVLSAHI, from the coding sequence ATGACAAACCCAACTGTAGAAAATGTGGTCATCATTGGGTCGGGTCCGGCTGGCTATACGGCGGCGATTTATGCAGGACGTGCCAATCTCAAACCGCTGGTGTTTGAGGGCTTTCAGGCAGGAGGGCTACCCGGTGGACAACTCATGACCACGACCGAAGTCGAGAATTTTCCGGGCTTTCCTCAAGGGATTACTGGACCTCAGTTGATGACGCAGATGAAAGCGCAGGCTGAACGCTGGGGTGCGGAATTGGTGACAGAAGATGTGCTGGAAGTTGATTTTTCCCAGCGTCCGTTTACGATTCGAGGAGAGACTCGCGAGGTGCAAGCGCACAGTGTTGTGATTGCCACTGGAGCGACCGCGAAACGGTTAGGTTTACCGAGTGAGCATGAATTCTGGAGCCGTGGGATTTCCGCTTGTGCGATCTGTGATGGAGCGACTCCGATTTTTAGAGGAGTGCCGCTGGTTGTGATTGGTGGGGGAGATACCGCAGCCGAAGAAGCGATTTATCTCACGAAGTATGGCGATCATGTGCACATGGTCGTGCGGGGTGATGTGATGCGTGCCTCGAAAGCAATGCAAGATCGGGTGTTGAGTAATCCTCGGATTACAGTGCATTGGAACTCGGAAGCTGCTGATGTGGTAGGCGATGAAAAGCACATGACGGGCGTGAGACTTCGCGATCGTAAGACGGGAGAAGAAACCGTCGTAGAAGCGAAAGGATTGTTTTACGCGATCGGGCACACGCCAAATACTTCTCTATTCAAAGGTCAGCTCGAACTCGATGAAGTGGGCTACATCAAGACGAAGCATGGATCAGTGGAAACCAGCTTAGAAGGCGTATTTGCAGCGGGAGACGTGCAGGATCACGAATTCCGGCAGGCGATCACCGCAGCGGGAACCGGATGTATGGCGGCAATGTTAGCGGAACGCTGGTTGTCGGTGAATGGCTTGGTGCAGGAGTTTGCTCGAATTGAAGCCGATGTGCCGAATGAAGAGAATACGGCTCATGCTGCAAGTGAAAGTGAAGTTGTGGAATTTAGCTTGGAGCATACCCGGCATCGGGGCGGATTGGCGTTGCGGAAGTTGTATCACGAAAGCGATCGACCTATCTTGGTAAAATATGCGTCTCCGAGTTGCGGTCCTTGTCACACGCTGAAACCGATTCTCAGCAAAGTTGTGGATGAGTTTGATGGTCAGATTCACTTTGTCGAGATTGACATCGAAGAAGATCCAGATATTGCAGAAGCAGCGGGTGTGATGGGAACGCCGACCGTTCATCTCTTTAAGAACAAAGATAAGGTGGCGGAATTAAAAGGCGTGAAGCAAAAGAGCCACTACCGCGAAGTGCTTTCGGCTCATATCTAA
- a CDS encoding Rpn family recombination-promoting nuclease/putative transposase yields MYDDTCRFLAEHFSSDFASWLLGEPIELTELKPSELSLDPIRTDALILLQSAASFLHLEFQTLPKNNVPFRMLDYRVRAYRKDSTKPMRQVVIYLKQTASERVHQTYFEMEHTRHEFEVVRIWEEPASRFLQYPGLIPFATLGQSADAEETLRQVAQRIDQIADSEAQANLIAASGILAGLRLEDEVIYRILRRDIMQESTVYRSIWREAEEEKTRAIALNFLREGLSVEMVARGTGLSIDEVQQLQQQLNNLPQS; encoded by the coding sequence ATGTACGACGATACCTGCCGCTTCCTCGCTGAGCACTTCTCCTCAGACTTTGCCAGTTGGCTCCTAGGAGAACCTATCGAACTGACTGAACTTAAACCCTCGGAACTCTCCCTTGACCCGATTCGCACCGATGCGCTCATTCTGCTGCAATCGGCTGCCTCTTTCCTGCATCTAGAATTCCAAACCCTGCCCAAGAATAACGTTCCATTCCGAATGCTGGATTATCGCGTTCGTGCGTATCGTAAAGACTCAACTAAACCGATGCGGCAAGTGGTAATTTACCTGAAGCAAACGGCATCGGAGCGCGTCCATCAGACCTATTTTGAGATGGAACACACGCGCCACGAGTTTGAGGTGGTCAGAATTTGGGAAGAACCTGCTTCACGATTTCTGCAATATCCAGGATTGATTCCCTTTGCAACATTGGGTCAAAGCGCGGATGCAGAGGAAACGTTGCGGCAAGTGGCGCAACGAATTGATCAAATTGCAGATTCTGAAGCACAAGCGAATCTGATCGCAGCGTCAGGCATTTTAGCTGGGTTACGATTAGAAGACGAAGTGATTTATCGCATTCTACGGAGAGACATCATGCAGGAATCGACGGTTTATCGTTCAATCTGGAGAGAGGCTGAGGAAGAGAAGACACGAGCGATCGCACTCAACTTCCTACGCGAAGGCTTGTCGGTTGAGATGGTTGCTCGTGGAACTGGGCTATCGATCGATGAAGTCCAACAGCTTCAACAGCAACTCAACAATCTTCCACAGAGCTAA
- a CDS encoding pentapeptide repeat-containing protein, producing MNLSKKELLKRYASGERDFSDASIYDEDLEEEELGGLNLKNVVFRNAELLCNLHGANLREADLSGATLSGDLRGISLRAANLSNADLSENDMAGADLRNADLSNARLAQSTLNGADLVNANLSSAYLGEASFRGATLRNANLKDAVKFDSYMAILCNTVMPDGSVASTER from the coding sequence ATGAACTTATCCAAAAAAGAGTTACTAAAAAGGTACGCTTCTGGAGAACGCGACTTTTCGGACGCATCCATATATGATGAAGATCTTGAAGAAGAAGAGTTAGGTGGTCTTAACTTGAAGAACGTGGTTTTTCGCAACGCGGAACTACTATGTAATTTGCATGGAGCAAATCTTAGGGAGGCTGATCTCAGCGGTGCAACCTTGTCAGGAGACTTGAGAGGAATTAGTCTACGGGCAGCTAATCTCAGCAATGCCGATTTATCGGAAAATGACATGGCAGGTGCTGATCTTAGAAATGCTGATTTAAGCAATGCTCGGTTAGCACAATCAACTCTGAATGGAGCAGATTTAGTAAATGCCAATTTGAGTAGTGCATATCTAGGCGAAGCTTCTTTTCGTGGAGCCACTCTCAGAAATGCCAACCTAAAAGATGCAGTGAAATTCGACTCATACATGGCAATTCTCTGCAACACCGTCATGCCAGATGGCAGTGTTGCGAGTACTGAGAGGTAG
- the dnaK gene encoding molecular chaperone DnaK — MAKVVGIDLGTTNSCVAVMEGGKPTVIANAEGFRTTPSVVGYAKNGDRLVGQIAKRQAVMNPENTFYSVKRFIGRRFDEVTHEATEVAYKVLNVGGNVKLDCTAQGKQFAPEEISAQVLRKLKEDASKYLGEDVTQAVITVPAYFNDSQRQATKDAGKIAGLEVLRIINEPTAASLAYGLDKKSNETILVFDLGGGTFDVSILEVGDGVFEVLATSGDTHLGGDDFDKKIVDFLADGFARAEGIDLRKDKQALQRLTEAAEKAKIELSNVTQADINLPFITATQDGPKHLDTTLTRQKFEELCADLIDRCRIPVESALRDSKLDKSKIDEVVLVGGSTRIPAVKEVVKRVLGKDPNQTVNPDEVVAVGAAIQAGVLAGEVKDILLLDVTPLSLGVETLGGVMTKIIPRNTTIPTKKSEVFSTAVDGQSNVEIHVLQGEREMSNDNKSLGTFRLDGIPPAPRGVPQIEVTFDIDANGILTVSAKDKGTGKEQSISITGASTLPKDDVERMVRDAEVNAATDKERRERIDLKNQADSLAYQAEKQISELGDKVPEADKTKVEGLVKDLRDAIAAEDFDRIKTLQTDLQQSLYGISQNLYQQAGGGADPGAGADPGASAGGSTGSTGGDDVIDADFTESK; from the coding sequence ATGGCAAAAGTTGTTGGAATTGATTTAGGAACGACGAACTCGTGTGTCGCCGTGATGGAAGGTGGTAAGCCCACTGTGATTGCAAATGCAGAAGGGTTTCGGACAACTCCTTCCGTGGTTGGATACGCGAAAAATGGCGATCGCTTAGTCGGTCAAATCGCCAAGCGCCAAGCCGTGATGAACCCAGAGAATACGTTTTATTCCGTGAAGCGGTTCATCGGTCGTCGATTTGATGAAGTGACGCACGAAGCGACTGAAGTGGCTTATAAAGTCCTGAATGTCGGTGGCAATGTGAAACTCGATTGCACCGCTCAAGGCAAGCAGTTTGCACCGGAAGAAATTTCGGCTCAAGTCCTCCGCAAGCTGAAAGAAGATGCAAGTAAGTATCTGGGCGAAGATGTCACCCAAGCGGTGATCACAGTTCCGGCTTACTTTAATGACTCTCAGCGCCAAGCGACTAAGGACGCGGGTAAGATTGCAGGTCTCGAAGTTCTCCGGATTATTAACGAGCCGACTGCGGCATCGCTGGCATACGGTCTCGATAAGAAGAGCAATGAAACGATTCTCGTCTTTGACTTAGGTGGTGGTACGTTCGATGTCTCGATCCTAGAAGTAGGCGATGGCGTGTTTGAAGTACTCGCGACTTCGGGCGACACTCACCTAGGTGGAGACGACTTCGACAAGAAGATCGTAGACTTTCTCGCGGATGGTTTCGCTCGTGCAGAGGGCATTGACCTTCGTAAGGATAAGCAAGCCCTCCAGCGTTTAACCGAAGCGGCTGAGAAAGCGAAGATCGAACTTTCTAACGTGACGCAAGCGGATATTAACTTACCGTTTATCACTGCAACTCAAGACGGTCCGAAGCACCTAGATACAACTCTGACCCGTCAGAAGTTCGAGGAATTGTGTGCAGATTTAATCGATCGCTGTCGCATTCCCGTCGAATCCGCGCTGCGTGACTCGAAACTCGACAAGAGCAAGATCGATGAAGTCGTTCTCGTGGGTGGTTCGACCCGAATCCCTGCGGTGAAAGAAGTCGTGAAGCGCGTTCTTGGCAAAGACCCGAACCAAACGGTGAACCCGGATGAAGTGGTTGCGGTCGGTGCTGCGATTCAAGCGGGCGTGTTGGCGGGTGAAGTCAAAGATATTCTCTTGCTCGACGTGACCCCGCTTTCCCTTGGTGTTGAAACCTTGGGTGGTGTGATGACGAAGATCATTCCTCGTAACACCACGATTCCGACCAAGAAATCTGAAGTGTTCTCGACTGCGGTAGATGGACAAAGCAATGTAGAAATCCATGTGCTGCAAGGTGAGCGCGAAATGTCGAACGATAACAAGAGCCTCGGAACCTTCCGCTTGGATGGAATTCCTCCCGCTCCCCGTGGCGTTCCTCAAATCGAAGTGACCTTTGACATCGACGCGAATGGTATCTTGACCGTTTCTGCAAAAGATAAGGGCACAGGTAAGGAACAGTCGATCAGCATCACGGGTGCATCGACCTTGCCGAAGGATGATGTCGAACGCATGGTTCGCGATGCTGAAGTCAACGCAGCAACCGATAAAGAACGCCGTGAGCGGATTGATCTGAAGAACCAGGCAGATTCGCTGGCATACCAAGCTGAGAAGCAAATCAGTGAATTGGGCGATAAAGTGCCTGAAGCGGATAAGACGAAGGTGGAAGGCTTGGTCAAGGATCTTAGAGATGCGATCGCGGCGGAAGACTTCGATCGGATCAAGACCTTACAAACCGATCTGCAACAATCGCTCTACGGCATTAGCCAAAACCTCTATCAGCAAGCGGGCGGCGGTGCTGACCCAGGTGCTGGTGCTGATCCAGGTGCAAGTGCTGGCGGTTCGACGGGTTCGACGGGTGGCGATGATGTGATTGATGCTGACTTCACCGAGTCGAAGTAA